The Caldalkalibacillus thermarum genome window below encodes:
- the tsf gene encoding translation elongation factor Ts, whose protein sequence is MTVTASMVKELREKTGAGMMDCKKALTETNGDMEKAIEYLREKGLAKAAKKADRVAAEGLTTVEVEGNVAVLVEVNCETDFVAKNAEFQGFLSEVSKHLVKHRPGSVEEALQQKLEGSQETLQERLHALISKIGENIKLRRFEVVEKTDKDVFGAYIHMGGNISVLTVLENTTNENLAKDVAMHIAALNPRYISRNDVPEEVVNQEREILKQQALNEGKPEHIVEKMVEGRLGKFYQEVCLLEQEFVKDPDLTVGKLLQQEGQDVKVKQFYRYQLGEGIEKKQQNFAEEVMSQVKK, encoded by the coding sequence GTGACTGTAACAGCAAGCATGGTAAAAGAGCTGCGTGAAAAAACGGGTGCCGGCATGATGGATTGCAAAAAGGCACTGACAGAAACAAATGGCGACATGGAGAAAGCCATCGAGTATCTGCGTGAGAAAGGGTTGGCCAAAGCGGCTAAGAAGGCGGACCGGGTTGCTGCTGAAGGTTTAACAACCGTAGAGGTAGAAGGTAACGTTGCCGTGTTGGTCGAAGTCAATTGTGAAACTGATTTTGTGGCCAAAAATGCGGAATTCCAAGGTTTTCTCTCTGAGGTGAGCAAGCATCTGGTTAAACACCGTCCAGGCAGTGTGGAAGAAGCGTTGCAACAAAAACTGGAAGGCAGCCAGGAAACACTGCAAGAGCGTTTGCACGCTTTAATTTCCAAAATTGGTGAAAACATAAAATTACGCCGCTTTGAAGTGGTTGAGAAGACCGATAAAGATGTGTTCGGTGCCTACATTCATATGGGCGGCAATATCAGTGTGTTAACCGTTCTTGAAAATACAACCAATGAAAATCTGGCTAAAGATGTGGCCATGCATATTGCTGCACTTAATCCCCGTTATATTTCCAGAAACGATGTGCCTGAGGAGGTTGTGAATCAGGAAAGGGAAATTTTGAAACAGCAAGCGCTTAATGAAGGTAAACCTGAACACATTGTGGAAAAAATGGTGGAAGGCCGTTTAGGTAAATTTTATCAAGAAGTGTGTCTTTTAGAGCAAGAATTTGTTAAAGATCCAGACCTTACTGTGGGCAAATTGCTGCAGCAAGAAGGGCAAGATGTCAAAGTTAAACAATTCTACCGCTATCAACTCGGCGAGGGTATTGAGAAAAAACAACAAAATTTTGCCGAAGAAGTCATGTCCCAAGTGAAAAAATAA
- the rpsB gene encoding 30S ribosomal protein S2: MAVISMKQLLEAGVHFGHQTRRWNPKMARYIFTERNGIYIIDLQKTVKKVEEAYNFVRDLAANGGKILFVGTKKQAQESIKEEAERCNMFYINTRWLGGTLTNFQTIRKRIERLHELEQMETDGTFDMLPKKEVILLRKEKERLEKFLGGIKEMKELPDALFVVDPRKERIAISEARKLGIPIVAIVDTNCDPDEIDYVIPGNDDAIRAVKLLTSKMADAVLEGNQGEQTSAS; the protein is encoded by the coding sequence ATGGCAGTTATTTCAATGAAACAACTTTTAGAAGCCGGGGTTCATTTCGGCCATCAAACCCGCCGTTGGAACCCGAAAATGGCCCGTTACATTTTTACGGAGCGTAACGGTATTTACATTATTGACCTTCAAAAAACAGTGAAGAAGGTTGAGGAAGCTTATAATTTTGTCCGTGATCTTGCCGCAAACGGAGGAAAAATTTTGTTTGTCGGCACCAAGAAACAAGCTCAAGAGTCAATCAAAGAAGAAGCTGAGCGCTGTAACATGTTTTATATCAATACGCGCTGGCTGGGAGGCACCTTAACCAATTTCCAAACCATCCGCAAGCGTATTGAACGTTTGCATGAGCTGGAGCAAATGGAAACAGACGGCACTTTTGATATGTTGCCTAAAAAAGAAGTGATTTTGCTTCGCAAAGAAAAAGAACGCCTGGAAAAATTCCTGGGTGGCATTAAAGAGATGAAAGAGCTGCCAGATGCCCTGTTCGTCGTTGATCCCCGTAAGGAACGAATTGCCATTTCTGAAGCACGGAAGCTTGGGATTCCGATTGTGGCCATTGTCGACACCAATTGTGACCCAGATGAAATTGATTACGTCATTCCTGGCAACGATGATGCTATCCGTGCTGTAAAACTCTTAACTTCCAAAATGGCTGATGCCGTTTTAGAAGGGAATCAAGGAGAGCAAACCAGCGCATCCTAA
- a CDS encoding helix-turn-helix domain-containing protein: protein MSIWIALSLLLHLITLFALIVVYQRCSVLGRSKGEPRSTLEYLENFVKKVEQENETYYRNVLAHIEDLEAKWENKLNDFLNKMNENTPPSSHTSHADDERHDLDLFAKHSTQANVAGDEAFARALRLHRQGYSPEQIAKQLGIGIGETELLISLFNKKDKE, encoded by the coding sequence GTGAGTATATGGATTGCCTTAAGCCTGCTTCTCCATTTGATCACCCTGTTTGCCCTCATTGTTGTTTATCAACGTTGTTCCGTCCTTGGCCGCTCAAAAGGCGAACCCCGTTCTACCCTTGAGTATTTGGAAAACTTTGTTAAAAAGGTTGAACAAGAAAATGAAACATACTATCGAAATGTACTGGCCCATATAGAGGATCTGGAGGCCAAATGGGAGAATAAACTGAACGATTTCCTTAATAAAATGAATGAAAATACTCCCCCTTCCTCCCATACTTCCCATGCAGATGACGAACGGCATGACTTGGACTTATTTGCAAAGCATTCAACCCAAGCAAACGTTGCAGGAGACGAAGCTTTTGCCCGCGCCCTTCGTTTGCACCGGCAAGGATACTCTCCAGAACAAATTGCTAAGCAGCTGGGCATTGGCATTGGTGAGACTGAACTGTTGATTAGCCTTTTTAATAAAAAAGATAAGGAGTAG
- a CDS encoding FliA/WhiG family RNA polymerase sigma factor, giving the protein MKKWTEADWKNWNRWKHGRDPEAGQYLVLKYLPLVDYVVNRLAFSLPDSVTKDDLRSLGMEGLLDALDKFEPERGWQFETYASLRIKGAIIDGLRKDDYIPRSVREKVRKIEQAYLKLEQEKQRPVTDQEVSQYLGISVEELRQSLADASLAAMVSIDEVVYDDESQHVARSALLENTEAENPEQFMDQQWMKETLAQAIERLPEKEKWVISLVYFEELTLTEVAKLLNLSTSRISQLHSKALLRLKAALTKERQLLYN; this is encoded by the coding sequence ATGAAAAAATGGACAGAAGCAGACTGGAAAAACTGGAACAGATGGAAACACGGGCGAGACCCTGAAGCTGGGCAATATCTTGTCTTAAAATACCTCCCGTTAGTCGACTATGTGGTCAATCGCTTGGCCTTTTCCTTACCTGACAGTGTCACCAAAGATGACCTCAGAAGTTTGGGGATGGAAGGTCTCTTAGATGCCCTGGATAAGTTCGAGCCGGAAAGGGGTTGGCAATTTGAAACCTATGCCAGCCTCAGGATCAAGGGGGCCATTATCGATGGATTGCGAAAAGACGATTACATTCCCCGTTCTGTCCGGGAAAAAGTCCGTAAAATCGAACAAGCCTATCTGAAATTGGAGCAGGAGAAGCAGCGGCCGGTCACCGATCAAGAAGTGAGCCAGTATTTGGGGATCAGTGTTGAGGAACTGAGACAATCACTGGCTGATGCTTCCCTGGCGGCTATGGTCTCCATTGATGAGGTGGTCTATGATGATGAAAGCCAGCATGTGGCCAGATCTGCGCTTTTAGAGAACACCGAGGCTGAAAATCCTGAACAGTTTATGGATCAACAGTGGATGAAAGAAACGCTGGCTCAGGCGATTGAACGTTTGCCTGAAAAGGAGAAGTGGGTGATTTCCCTTGTTTACTTTGAAGAATTAACTTTAACTGAAGTGGCCAAACTGTTAAATTTATCCACTTCCCGTATTTCTCAGCTTCACTCCAAAGCTTTGTTGCGGCTAAAAGCAGCTTTAACCAAGGAAAGACAACTGTTGTACAATTAG
- a CDS encoding chemotaxis protein CheD encodes MTNVIKVSMADLKVACAPDRIMTVGLGSCVGVAIYDPSKQIAGLAHVMLPSKDLSRGDTNMAKYADTAIPLLIEKMVSCGGNRRKFQAKLAGGAQMFSFQGSNPVMKIGERNVEACKLQLKRFNIPIVAEDTGGNYGRTIELDTLTGVLMVRTASKGIKKL; translated from the coding sequence ATGACAAACGTGATTAAAGTCAGCATGGCTGATCTTAAGGTCGCTTGTGCCCCAGACAGAATAATGACGGTCGGACTCGGCTCTTGCGTTGGGGTAGCCATCTACGATCCTTCTAAGCAAATTGCAGGCCTGGCCCATGTTATGCTCCCAAGCAAAGACTTATCCAGAGGAGATACGAATATGGCCAAATATGCGGACACAGCCATTCCCTTATTAATTGAAAAAATGGTCAGCTGTGGGGGCAATCGGCGGAAGTTTCAGGCCAAGCTGGCCGGAGGGGCGCAAATGTTCTCATTTCAAGGTTCAAACCCAGTCATGAAGATCGGTGAACGTAATGTGGAGGCTTGTAAATTACAGCTTAAACGATTCAACATCCCGATTGTTGCAGAGGACACCGGTGGAAATTACGGACGGACCATTGAGTTGGACACGCTGACTGGTGTGCTGATGGTCCGCACTGCTAGCAAGGGAATCAAAAAGCTGTAA
- a CDS encoding chemotaxis protein CheC: MSTWDQLNNMQVDVLKEIGNIGAGHAATSLAHLLQKPIQMKVPDVRLVSFDEIAERVGGAEHVIVATVLTIQGDVTGYMFFILHQEKAEKLIRNLFSPEVSDLLNDLHLSAIQEVGNILCGSYLSALADLTGLNIQPSVPEVAIDMAAAILSYGLLEVGKVGNDALVIDACFYDQSGQDPIEGHFFLLPDPDSFSRLFQALGVTEHDKRD, translated from the coding sequence ATGAGTACCTGGGATCAATTGAACAATATGCAGGTTGACGTCCTGAAGGAGATTGGCAACATTGGTGCTGGCCATGCTGCCACCTCTTTAGCTCACTTGTTGCAAAAACCGATTCAAATGAAGGTCCCTGACGTCCGCTTGGTGTCCTTCGATGAGATTGCAGAACGGGTGGGAGGAGCCGAGCACGTTATTGTTGCTACTGTGTTGACGATACAAGGTGATGTCACAGGTTATATGTTTTTCATTCTTCACCAGGAGAAGGCTGAAAAGCTGATTCGTAACCTGTTCAGCCCCGAAGTATCTGACCTGTTAAATGACCTGCACTTATCTGCCATACAAGAAGTGGGCAATATTTTATGCGGCTCCTACTTATCAGCTTTGGCTGATTTAACGGGACTGAACATCCAGCCGTCGGTTCCTGAGGTGGCAATTGACATGGCGGCCGCCATTTTAAGCTATGGCTTGTTAGAAGTAGGTAAGGTAGGAAACGATGCATTAGTGATTGATGCGTGTTTTTATGACCAGTCAGGTCAAGATCCGATTGAAGGGCATTTCTTTCTTTTACCTGATCCAGACTCTTTTTCAAGATTATTTCAAGCATTAGGAGTAACAGAACATGACAAACGTGATTAA
- a CDS encoding chemotaxis protein CheW, with protein sequence MQNEQVKLEEKKVVVFRLDKEEYAIEVEQVRSIEPLQPITRVPHTPPFVKGVINLRGVVTPVIDLRRRFNLDETDDTSTTRIIIVVAGEMEVGLIVDAANDVINIPVDGIEPPPEVVGGVMADYVRGVVRLENRLLTLLNLEHVLSHHNQTNKIEETS encoded by the coding sequence ATGCAGAACGAACAGGTGAAACTTGAGGAGAAGAAGGTTGTTGTGTTTAGGCTGGACAAAGAGGAATACGCCATTGAGGTTGAGCAGGTCCGTTCGATTGAGCCTCTGCAGCCGATTACACGGGTGCCACACACCCCCCCGTTTGTCAAAGGGGTCATCAATTTAAGAGGAGTGGTCACTCCGGTGATTGATTTGCGCCGCCGGTTTAATCTGGACGAAACAGATGATACCAGCACCACACGGATCATTATTGTAGTGGCAGGTGAGATGGAGGTGGGACTGATCGTTGATGCTGCCAATGATGTGATCAACATTCCGGTTGATGGGATTGAACCTCCTCCGGAAGTGGTGGGGGGAGTGATGGCCGATTATGTCCGAGGTGTGGTCAGACTGGAAAACAGATTGTTGACTTTGCTTAATCTTGAACATGTTTTATCTCATCACAACCAAACCAACAAGATTGAGGAGACATCATGA
- a CDS encoding chemotaxis protein CheA, whose translation MDMNKYLDAFIDEATQHLQAVNENLLLLEKEPDNVALVQEIFRSAHTLKGMAATMGFEDVADLTHHLENVLDQVRNGQLQVNTPMLDTLFSAVDTLEQMIEAIMKQEESGANPGQIISALSRILDRGGAKDDPEQLGNEEKSLPLESSTILQAVDEFVLTVLTQSEEAGFHIYYIQVILDQGCLLKAARAYMVFQLLEREGEIIQSHPPVQEIEEEAFDFSFQLLYVTKQPMEYIQQIILKVSEIEQVEIFPISVDELKHSQGQKKMSATEEVAAGKEAPASEAPRQSSRSNTPSTGAGTKRVLNKTIRVNIDRLDALMNLFSELVIDRGRLEKISKELQHQELMDTVEHMSRMSSNLQDLILNMRMVPVEQVFNRFPKMVRSLARELGKEVELIMSGTETELDRTVIDEIGDPLVHLLRNAIDHGLETKEERRRLGKPEQGRIELKAYHSGNHVFIEVKDDGRGIDRDKVLKKAVEREILTWERGQEFTDQDVYQLLFASGFSTAETVSDISGRGVGLDVVKNKIESLGGSVSVQSEPGAGTTFTVQLPLTLSIISALLVKVKHETYAIPLTSIIEVAAVKKGDVRTVQGQKVINFRGKVVPLVSLEEVFEVPGERVDEDVLSIVIVRKGEKLAGLVVDALIGQQEVVLKSLGAYLNQVFAISGATILGDGQVALIIDCNALIK comes from the coding sequence ATGGATATGAACAAGTATTTGGACGCTTTTATTGATGAAGCAACTCAACATTTGCAAGCTGTTAATGAAAATTTGCTCTTATTGGAAAAGGAGCCGGACAATGTGGCCCTGGTGCAAGAAATCTTCCGCTCTGCCCACACATTGAAAGGGATGGCAGCTACCATGGGGTTTGAAGATGTGGCTGACCTGACCCATCATTTGGAAAATGTGCTGGATCAGGTGCGTAACGGGCAATTGCAAGTCAACACGCCCATGCTAGATACGCTGTTTTCAGCCGTTGATACACTGGAGCAAATGATTGAGGCTATTATGAAACAAGAGGAGTCAGGCGCAAATCCCGGCCAGATCATCAGTGCGTTGAGCCGGATTTTAGATCGGGGGGGCGCCAAGGATGATCCAGAGCAGCTTGGCAACGAGGAAAAATCCTTGCCTCTTGAATCCAGCACTATTTTACAAGCGGTGGATGAGTTTGTTTTGACTGTATTGACCCAGTCAGAAGAAGCTGGATTTCACATTTATTACATACAGGTCATCTTGGATCAAGGTTGTTTGTTAAAAGCAGCCAGAGCGTACATGGTGTTTCAGCTCCTTGAAAGGGAAGGGGAAATTATACAATCCCATCCTCCGGTGCAAGAAATAGAAGAAGAGGCCTTTGATTTCTCTTTTCAACTGCTTTATGTCACCAAACAACCCATGGAATATATTCAACAGATCATCCTCAAAGTTTCGGAAATAGAACAGGTAGAGATTTTCCCCATCAGTGTAGACGAGTTGAAGCACAGTCAGGGACAAAAAAAGATGAGCGCAACAGAAGAAGTTGCAGCTGGAAAAGAAGCGCCGGCTAGTGAAGCACCGCGTCAATCATCACGGTCTAACACACCGTCGACTGGAGCAGGAACAAAACGGGTGCTGAATAAGACCATTCGCGTCAATATTGACCGTTTAGATGCGTTAATGAACTTGTTTAGCGAGCTGGTTATTGACCGGGGCCGTCTGGAGAAAATCTCTAAGGAACTTCAACATCAAGAATTAATGGACACAGTAGAACACATGAGCCGCATGAGCAGCAACTTGCAAGATCTGATTCTCAACATGCGCATGGTGCCCGTTGAACAAGTCTTTAACCGCTTCCCCAAAATGGTGCGCAGTTTGGCGCGGGAATTAGGGAAAGAAGTGGAGTTGATTATGAGCGGAACAGAGACGGAGCTGGATCGTACAGTGATAGATGAGATTGGTGATCCGCTGGTCCATCTGTTGCGCAATGCCATTGATCATGGTTTAGAAACTAAAGAAGAACGCAGACGCTTGGGTAAACCGGAACAGGGGCGGATAGAGCTTAAGGCGTATCACAGCGGCAATCATGTCTTCATCGAGGTCAAAGATGACGGGCGGGGCATTGACCGTGACAAAGTGTTAAAAAAGGCAGTTGAGCGGGAAATCCTGACCTGGGAAAGGGGGCAGGAGTTTACGGATCAGGATGTCTATCAATTGCTGTTTGCTTCCGGTTTCAGTACCGCTGAGACGGTGTCTGACATATCCGGACGGGGCGTTGGGCTCGATGTGGTCAAAAACAAAATCGAATCTTTGGGGGGAAGTGTCTCCGTTCAATCAGAGCCCGGAGCAGGGACCACTTTTACGGTGCAACTGCCCTTAACTTTGTCTATCATTTCCGCTCTGCTTGTCAAAGTAAAGCATGAGACTTATGCGATTCCGCTGACCTCTATCATTGAGGTGGCTGCAGTCAAAAAAGGGGATGTCCGCACCGTCCAGGGGCAGAAAGTGATTAATTTTAGAGGAAAAGTTGTACCCCTGGTCTCCTTGGAGGAGGTTTTTGAAGTGCCAGGGGAAAGAGTGGACGAGGACGTTCTTTCCATCGTGATTGTAAGGAAAGGGGAGAAGTTGGCGGGGTTGGTTGTGGATGCTTTAATTGGCCAGCAGGAAGTGGTGCTCAAATCCCTTGGGGCTTACTTAAATCAAGTTTTCGCTATTTCCGGAGCAACCATTTTGGGGGATGGGCAGGTGGCCTTGATCATAGACTGCAATGCACTGATTAAATAA